CACGTGGGCATCCGCTGTGGCGACGTAGACGCACCCGTCAGGCGAGGAAGCCAGCCGCGCCACCGCGCCGAGCTGCCCGTCGATGTAGCGCTGCTCCCAGCCGAGCGTCCCCAACACAGCGCCCACTCCGGCGGCGTGGGCACTCTCCACGTACTCGATGACCCGCACGGATCGGAAATCTAACTGGTGTCGTCAGGCAAGCCGGTTCCTCGACGGCCTGGGCGTGCACCTGGTCCGCCCCGCAGGCAACCGCTGACCAGTCCAAACATCGGAATCAACCGTCTAGTCTGGCGATCATGGGGGACTGGGAGCTTCGGCCGGCGTCGGCGGCGGACGTCGAGGCGGTGGCCGAGTTGCGGGCCGTGGTGCTGCGGGCGGATCTGGAGCGGCTCGGGCGCTACGACGCGCACCGGGTGCGGCAGCGGCTGCGCGACGGGTTCGCGCCGGCGCACACCTGGCTCATCGAGGTGGGTGGCGTGTTCGCCGGTTGCGTGGCGCTGCGCCCGGCCGGGGACGCCCACTGGCTGGAGCACTTCTATCTCGCCCCGCACGCGCAGGGCCACGGCATCGGCACGGCCGTGCTGCGCCGGCTGCTGGAGCGGTGCGACCGCGAGGGTGTCCGGGTGCGCCTGAACGTGCTGCGGGGCAGCGCGGCGCGGCGGCTGTACGAGCGCTACGGGTTCACCGTCGAGTCGGAGGATCCGGTGGACGTGTTCATGGTGCGCGAGCCAACCCCGGTCGTCCCCTCCGACTGATCAGCTGGTGCCGTTGCCGGCGTCGGTAGCCGCCGTCGGGAGTGCCAGCTCGCGGCCCGGCCAGCGGGAGCGCAGCCAGCGGTCGTGGCTGGCGATCACGATCGCGCCGGGCCCGGCGCCCAGCGCCTCCTCCAGCTCGTCGCACAGCCGCGGCGAGAGGTGGTTGGTCGGCTCGTCGAGCAGCAGCAGGGCGGGCGGGTCGGCCACCAGCAGCGCCAGGGCGAGCCGGCGCCGCTGGCCGACCGATAGCTGACCGACCGGCCGGTCCAGGTCCGCCGCGCCGATCAGCCCGAGCGAGAGCAGCGGTACGGACTCGGCGCGCTGGGCGCCGACGGTCGCCTCGTAGGTCTCCCGCGCGGTGCGCTCCGGCCGGTCGAAGACGGTGTCCTGGGCGAGCAGGCCGACCCGCAGCCCGCGTCGCCGCCGCAGTTCGCCGGTGGCGCCCAGCCGGCCGGCCAGCACCGCGAGCAGGGTCGACTTGCCCGTCCCGTTCGGTCCGGTGACCAGCAGCCGGTCGGTGGCCGAGACG
This genomic stretch from Micromonospora krabiensis harbors:
- a CDS encoding GNAT family N-acetyltransferase, whose translation is MGDWELRPASAADVEAVAELRAVVLRADLERLGRYDAHRVRQRLRDGFAPAHTWLIEVGGVFAGCVALRPAGDAHWLEHFYLAPHAQGHGIGTAVLRRLLERCDREGVRVRLNVLRGSAARRLYERYGFTVESEDPVDVFMVREPTPVVPSD